The segment GTGACCTAACATtgaatttatttatgattttattacatatttgaAAACTGGTAGGTTTTAATTTCCCTTGCTGTAATATTACGAACATGAGGGTGTCCGATCTTAGCAGAGTTCCTAACTTCGCAATACtgtatacaggcgcgtatccgggggggggggcgttgggggcacGCGCACCCCGGGtcaggaaaagaggagagaaaaaaaagagaagaaaaagggaaaaggaggggggaaaaaggaaaggaggagaggaaaaagggaaaagaaaaagaacaagagAGAAAAAccagaaaaggagggagtagaagatagccaagacctcgggaagagaaagaggaacagtcatagttaaagcgctgatccctattatatacacagggtagccagtgacagatcaaggattacggagcgggtgtgcgcctcaccctaccccttacaccgacaactccatttttgaagtttccattttccctctctcactaatgtatctatataaatactatatatggttatcacaacgcgtgtgtgtgtatggacgccttaaacaattgtacgattgtgctatatggaaccaactgtggctggtcttgaactcgaccgagtcgtcggggaacatgacgcatttcgggaagggggcgaccgccccccccccccgagcaaattttctttttgacatcgctagtaatttcaaaatagacaatgcttagatgcaacttacaaggcctgggaagtgtcatttccagcgatctgggaggcattttcggccaaaatttttattgtacgcttcgcgccaactcatggtggcgcttcgcttagatagtttgcctaccggcttcgcccctcccttggcaattactcgctacacgcctgtacgaatttgtaaagcaaagagcagatataacatcgtatcagtgagcattgaaatgcatgttccacgatgaacagcctcaaaaactgtctatgtgtgtagtcaaaggcgtaagagcccaattggatttgggggctgtaatgacttgcccgaagaAAAGCCCggcaaaatttttcgcgcgcgttcaataTATCGATGCCACTATCATacaagcaagcatcggtcattacattgcatggcatcgtgtaccttacggtccgtgaaagttacacagtataccgccggatgctaatgtaaacaacgaaatgtagatggagaaaaagcatacagatccatttatgtcaaaactctcttttacagtagttatgtcggccaagcttagaactttattttaattaccaaggagatcatttttaagctattcgttgctatttatttttctttaagtagGTTCCCGaagaaaatgggaaaaatttggttgcggggggggggggggctgcagcccccgcctcctatgggacctacgcctatgtgtgtagtgttcggtttcgatatacctgatatcggaaatatctgctatttttcatttccttcaaccaagttttataatagccattataagaggttttaataggctatttgtacaccaataaattaactgtgtctgaattttcaaaaactTTCCTGACAagcattcttcatcatactttcctctactcgtgcaattttgacctgtctgttaggggttgaaggaggttttttctatattggttgtccatagattgaattttgtgcaactttatgggtatgttttgaagtgattttattcacgagaaatgtgaattctcaaattctcaacaaataatgggcttaaaaccttcaaaagtggggcttttggatattgtgggccgtgacgtagaatcacctacaaaagcaatgatccataggacatgcaatgaggtcgaacatgatgtgactggtgacaatcttcaaaaaggttatggggTAGCGTGCATAGTATACGACCGTTTAACACATTTTGCTTTCCTACTTTCGCGaaacgaaataaaaaaatattttttagttTATAATACAGGATTGTTGCATATACTATTGATTattaaaaagaattaaaatattGTCTTTTGTACTTGCAGTATAccacaaaatatatttgatgatatttcaTGGGCAGAATACGACCGCATGAATGCAGAATTCGACCAGCATTATTCACGATTCGACcacctaatatatatacatgaataatGATGTTAGCCTGTTAATTTATGGCCAGCCGTTTTCTCTCTTTAAACCATTACCAAACTATGAAACAAAGAGGGTGTAGCAGGGAGGGAGGTGGTTAGGTAGGGAGGAGGTTAGGTACATGGGAGGCAGACCCCCACTTTTTGCTACACTTATTTCACAGTGAAGATGACTTTatgtgcccccctccccattggagATAAAAGTTTCAGAAAAGAGAGATCGATACAGAATGTTCAAGTAAGTTACTTGGTAGTGCACTCCTTTCCCCACTTtgctttaccccccccccccccattgaaaaATGGGCTCCGTCTTCCCTGTATAGTGTGctattattttaccaaaatatgacaatatttGTACTTGGTTCATCAAAAATATCGGTATTTCTATTCTTTATATTTCATGCCTCTATTGTTGCACGTTTTTATTTGTTACTTAATGCTTTTTGAGTAATTAAGGGGTATAGTTTTCTCCATTTTCATGCTAGGAAAATCACGAGTACATGTATGCTAATATAGAAAAGGAACTGAAAGACATCAATACACTTTCaattttattgaaaataatAGCTGAAATATGCAGAGAAATATTGGAACAAAACATTAACTGTACGTTAAGAAAGAGATATCAAGTATCAAAAATTCAGtgcataggcctataatagGTCAACTTTGATCTTAACGAAGATCAATTATATTTAAAGGTTTATATGTATAAAAGTTCATATGGTAAATGGAAATGAAATGTAGTAATATTGAATTATTGATGAATACAATTATCATATAGTAAAGAGTTTTGAAGAACAACCGACACATTTTTCAatcattaattataattattctgATTTGTAATTCTGTTTGTTATATTGAAAGGGATATGCCATCAAAATGGAATACAGCTGCAAAGTTTGGAAAGAATATCATTGGAAGAAATTTGCTATGcttaataaaaaaagtcaattatttaattaatataaattgaTTGAATACCCCCATTATATAATTGCAGAAAAATGTgatgaaagaaaattattaaatattttttgcaTATCAAATATTGTGCATATCAAAGGAATTGGAAATTTCAAgcatttatattaatttcaGTAAGTATAAGCATTTCAATTAATTGGACAGAAAATTTAAtatgaatgataaaatataaaatggaacCTGTTTTTTAAACACCAAGTttgacaataataacaataacatcaAATAATAACATTCATTTATAAAAAGTTTTTTATAACAACGATGAATCTGAAATTTATTGCACAACGAAAATGCATTATGCACCAGTATTTTTAGACTAACATTTATTAATAACCTGGCAAGATACGTACGCAGCGGTaaaaaaatgactttcaaaaaagaatgaatgaaaatagaaaaataatatatattgagGTGTAAAGTTTATTGCCAGTATTTGTTCAGGAATGTAGAAGTAAAATAATTGCCAGTAGATTACTAAAAACTggaaaaatagaaacaaatgaaaaagaattttaaaaagaaaaataggtgTGGAAGAATAAGCCCCTTATTGACTTCGCGCAGTGTTCGAAATCTGTGGGAAAAAAATCAGAATTTGCTATGATAAAACCCGTAAAACCCATTTCAAACAGTgcttatgccccccccccccccaccttacaATTCTCTGAATGTGCCCCTCAATGAACTACTTTTCCATGCAATGGTCGCACTGCCATTCCAGTTCACTCAGCTCAGTGTCAGACAGCTCTGCTGCATCCATTATGTCTGTGCATTCCTTGTGGAACCATCTCTCACAAAATTCGCAACCAATCCAGTTATCATCGTCGTCCTCGTACGGCTTCTTACATTTTGCACACATGTTTTCATCAATTTCTCTCTGCTCATCTACTTCCTCGGTGGTGCGTTTTCTTTGTGGTGTCTTCTTTGTGGCTTCATTCTTTGCCTTCTTTGCAGCTCTTTTTTTCACGGTTTATTCGCTTCCGTGTTTCTTCGATttctttttccctctttttatCCTCCAAGTACTGAATAAATACTTTGCCGGATATGGCATGAGGGAGCGGCTTACGTTTTTCATTTTGGGGGCGACCTGGTTGAGCGGTGGGGTATCTCAAGTGCTTAAAACAAGTGCCTCACTTACGTTTGTTCGCTTTTTCGCCGCTGGAGATGGAGTAGTGATGGCGTGGTGATGGTCGTCAATGGTATTGCTACTAGTTGCTGCCTGGAAGTTATCGGTATTTATACCAGTTGCTGCCTGGACTTCATCAGTGGTGTTGCTACCAGTTGCTGCCTGGATGTTGTTGGTGTTGCTACCATCAGCTTggagtttaatttttttccatgCGTTGTATAAGGTATCAGTGTCAAAATCGTAGCCTTCGTTTAGGCGTCGCTTGAATAGCCATACCTTTTCTTCCGTCATGGATTCTTCTAACACTCTCAGTGCCGTCTCATATGCTGTACTCTTCTTGGCGATACTGCATCCTGCTGCAAGGACGGCTGTCGTACCTGTTTGGGGTGTAGAGTCAGGACTCTTAAGAAAGATACTTGATGGTATCAGCTTGTCCCTGTCAAATCTGCCAGAGTCCAGAGGGAAAAGACCAGCTGATTCGAAACCGTTATTTGCGTTTTTCACCGTACTGGCGCTTTTCCATGCCCCCGCGAATACTGATGCAAACTGCATTTTAGTTATAGTCTGACCTACATGGTTTGCTTTCCATGTTTTGGTGTGTATCTTCCATGCAGATTTGAGGCTCTTAAAAAGTGATAAATCACATGGCTGCAATACGTGTGAGGAATGTGCCGGTAAGCAATAAAGGATCACCTCATTTTCGGCACAGAAGGTGGCCGTAGCGTAAGTCACATGAGACGAGTGGCCGTCAATGAAGAGGACTATATCAAAAGGTATCTTCTTTTGCTGCACCTCCGGAACAAAGTGGTTAGTAATCCACTCATAGAAGACCTCACTGTTCATCCAGCCATTTCCGATTCTCCCAACACACCACGTGTCAGGGGCACCGTCGAGTGGATTGTACCGAAATCTGGTGTTTGGAAAAATCAGCATAGGTTCGATGTAGAAACCAGCCGCATTCATCTGGTGCTTATCACTGTTACTAAACTGGTACACATTTTTGGTTCCTCGTGGGGCGAGAACCTTCTCTGCTTTTCCTACCAGCGGAAAACCGCTCTCGTCACAGTTGAACAGACGACGGGGATCACTAAGGATTTCTTTACCATCTATTATTTCATCAGATGCCATGAATTCTTCAAACTTTGCAAACCACTCTTCCAGTTTACTGCTACTTAGCATTGCCCTTTCCTTCCCCAGAGCCTCGCCTGCCCTCTCCGAAATTTTCGGGTGACGTCTCATAAACGCTCTTACCCACTGAGGACCTGAAAAAGAAGAATTAGTTTATTAATATTAGACTGAAAATGTGTTGTGAATCTTCTTGAAGTTTAAGATCTCTATATTTCATTGACTTTCTCCACCCACTCCCTCGTCTAGTTACCTGGCATATTGTCTTTGAACGGGTTTTTTCTCCCATCGTCATCAAGTATTTTCTTGACCGTTAGACATAGCTCTCTTCTGGTTTGGCCATAGCCTATCTTTGACATACTTAATAACCATTTTTCCAACCACGTCTCTTCTTCAGGTGTCATTACTGGTTTTGGCCCCTGTGTAGTATAGACGGGACGTCTGCCACTCAACTTATCCAGCAGGGTCGTCTTGGGAATGTTGTACTGTTTTGAAGTAGCTCTAACACTATTGCCcccattttgtattttatttaaggCCTCTACCAGATTTTCTTGTGAATAGGCCCTGTAGGGAGGTCGTGGCCTTCGAGCTCTCAACATCTAAGAATACAATATATAAAAGAATTGctcaattatattatataatggaTATTACTATGATTGTCTTCATcataaatttcataaaaaatagtACATCACGTTTGTGTTGCAATTGGAGGGGGGaatttggggaggggagggggggctgggGATGACACTCTATTTATCAATTTTTGCGGAATACAATTTGAAGAGAATGTAACCTCGAAAAACCTTTCGGATAATACTCCATACTAATTCATACCGTTGATAACAATCAACAAAACGTGTGGCCATTCTAGAATACCTAGCAGTTTAAAATAACTATATGATTCACATCATGATCCTAAATCAATATTTAACATGTGAAATTAGTTCATTGAGTTTGCTTTATCCTAAAAAGTTCTTAACTTAGTAGGAAATTAACTGTTTTCGAATGGTCGAATAAAATACACGATGTATTTTTATGGTTTAAGTATTCGACCGCACAAATTTTACTGCGGTCAAATATTGGATAGCTCCATAATTTTATAATCTATTATTCGACCTCCTACCAAAGTAGAGGGCGACAATCATTTCACTGAGTTTTCTTGGCGGCAACAGACGTATTTAAACTAGATCGTAATTGTGACGAATTTTCATGCTTAAAAACGGGTGTTGGCGGGTAAAAGGAGGTACTAACTAACCATAAATTCTTACAACACAATTTAAGAAAAGCTAGTGAGTGAAAAGTTGTACATATCTCGAGTATTTCAGatccaaaaaattcttgttttTCGCGCAACTGGGTAACACTGGTAAGTGATATGAAGGCAACGGTTATAGCTGTACTGTGTTGtacgagtatatatataaatttggcTGCTTACGTATATTACGTAATGATTACTAATTAGCGGACGAATAGTGGATATAGGTCGAATAATGTGCACGTTACCcctggatggaaaaaaaaattgggggaaatacttggttctcaggcaaaagtgtacgtctggttggtcattttcaagcccaagaagtgccatttcccgtgatctggggggtatcaaaaccagaaattttcttgtacgctccgcgccaactgatggtggcgctccgcttagatagtaattcgcgccccccgggttagaaaatcctggatacgcgcctggtatataggcctaggctaggcctagtaataattagggctgtgtcattccggttaattcactaaccggttaaccgCTTCTATTAACCGAACGGTTAACGTTTAAACGTAACCCGTGTTGTTGCCTCAAAATAAGCGCCGAATatcagagttatatagctcagattataattccgaaagagcgccaccacttttgatgcggaagtacattctcaaaatagcgctgcaagtatcgttttttcgtaacgcgtatgtcaagaatttggttgtatttgcttagttttgacgatcgttgcattgaaaaagacgaatcgcgcgttttcatgaagttttaaacagatttttgtttctctttcagttcatcggtaactgttacagagatatttgaagcaaatatgTCCTCGTTAATTGCGTAGCCCCTACTGTAACAGCGCAGGCATTGTATGGCAGTTATAAGcctaatattactaggcctacttaatattggcattgtgtattgaaCTTAGCGATCATATGGAGTGTTGGACTACAAGGCTTTCACCAGCTAGGCCAAGGTTAGGAAAGTTGGTTGTTAGGAAGCGATTACTACAGAAGTGTACGGTAGTAgggctaggcctacgcaattacaagtacaacaatgggtcacagatatattgaatttgtgcATTGTGGCGGGGTAGGCAGAGGGTTGGGGGAAGTgtggaaaacattgtaaaatttcccgcgaacaccctgtcgatttcccgccggagttcgcgcagcaaacacaattagcacgcgtagcataatggcgtggggtagTCCCCCGGTGGGGTCAtgtggtggaaccccttgtgggggtccagggtAACGTTAACGCCCCGGAAAATTTGGCGCGTCTGTCGATAAAATATTCGCAGctgtggatgcaaaatactgacaacttttttaatttaaattgtcacgaaactgatgaaaattttgaaatgacaagttagaatagccatattttgttataaaatgaaaagagatctatctgtcttacaatcattaaaaagtttaacttaaaaaaaacatgcgattttatgaaacaacgttcggcaaagccccattcctagactgcctaacaatagcttgcactatactacaactacggtaggctacattttccaaggtaccatgccaaacaactgtgagcccatcccctgtctaacacctgttgttaacaattttttgggcatgttgccaaggaacgtttcatggtctagaattaataaggtcagtcagtaaaggttcGGTTAAGTTATGAgaattattatcttagacgtttaagaaaagtaggtaaaatatgatCCCCGTAACAgctaggtaagtaaaacaggcaactgactcctccgcatgaacaaaacaatcgatccacatgatacatgaaagtaaaccttgtaatcacatgtttaagGCCACATGGCAcgattaactaaatgcttaatattgtttccatgttcttgtagaaaacgtaaacttcgcaatatacaattagttgtgtttttgtagttacgtgagatccgtaaccgacgaggtggttaggctatttgctatacactaaactatggtaggatattattttctccgtaattttggaaattctagaaaatactttttcgccgcttaacaccagatgtgttcttacgttttattaataattgggtgtactagagccttgtttacatgacattagttgcatttagaacgatatgccagtttcgcgtgaatttttcgaaagttttttgctcgatctttcgtaaaatttgaaaggtgtaccaacttacttttcgtatacaactggttatttctctactgattttcagagttttttttagTCAAGTgtatacgttgtgcattgagaataaacttatcgcgaatgcaagaaaacgatgcggggatttccagcagacaaatgttttctttgtgggattactgagtctgttgaatggaatcccgcaccttagagggaacactgaactgaaattacatcataataaagaaaacgtttactgcttaaatacaatataaatttgaaaggattagatgcAGACTCGCCACGTTGTCGAACGGGGTAACAATAGGCGCTTCACGGGTCTCATACCGCTTGATAATCCCTTCAATCGTACCGCCAAtcttaaaaatcttttgtatggatgcgtgataaagtttgcaattgttaTGTGATTTTCGGCAAGCAAATGTTGCGGTCTATTTCGGGAATAAAGTGATGTGAAGACGCGCCGTTGCGACTGCGTAATTGGCATTACAAAAACGGTTAAACTTATACGATGTACGGCGGACGTTTATCCGGCCGTTCggtcggttaaccggttaaccgtttaaccgttaCAGCCCTAGTAATAATAGACTAGTACAAATCAGCCTTAACTTAGACCTACGCTAGGTCCACTGTACTAACGGAGTAAAGTTAGATCGAACACAGTGGCGTACCAAaattcatattattatcatttaaatattatcattaaatACTTACTAAATAAATAGACTTACCGCTTTCTTTTACTGGCGAGTTGGATTTGGTAAATATGGAACGCAAATACCAATATTCTGCTGCACTAGATCTATCTAAGTGTGGAGAGTTGGGTTtggtgtgctttttacgtgacctgccatgcgggatacaaaacgtcacgggtGGTACGAGCACGTGCACAGTCTAGACGGAAATACACGCAGCGCTGCAGGCTTGCACAGCAGTTCTATTGATTTTTACCCCAAACATCCAGCATATCGACAAGCGCTCGTCCAATCACAATAGGAATCATAAATTCAACCAATGACATTGCCTTATTACTGCATGATCACCGTGTGTTTTTATCTAATTATCATAAAGACAGGGAGTTGAATTTAAAAGTACAGGTCACGatacaaaataataacactATATTCACCGATGTAATTGAGCAAATGGTTACGTCTACATCGCAATACCTTTAAGTACCATGCCCTGTATTAAAAATCACCTAAAAAATTACGGAAAACGTACCAAAAGTATGTTTTCTgatcattttaaaatgttatcaataagTAACATTTAAGTGTCATCTTGTGATGTACGCTACGATGAAATTTCACATCAAACAGACATTTGGGTAAAAACTAGTAGGCATTTAAAGAGCCCTCAGACTGAAAACGATTGGTGTGAGATAATCtccatatatgtaatatatggaGATAAATATACTACACATAGATGAATATACGCACTATGACCCTATGATGTCATACTACAACACAGACAacaatatattgtattgctACCCGTAGTATGCCTATCCAtaccactgatctacactaacaGATCAGTGATCCATACACACATTGCTCGTTGCTATACATAGTTATGACTTTCAATTGACTGTTAAATTCGTTACGttttatttattcaatttttatttggacaCAAGTCACTACTATACTTTGTCAGAATATTCTTCTTGATTtaggtactaatttagaatccgtaacATCCGATATCCGACAGGCTAAAAGAGGGCGCTCTTTTTGATGGGATGGGCGTTTTCGGATTCTCTAAAGTCAGGCcttgatttatttttacttcCTGATCTGAATCAGTTTCTTAGGACAGTTTTGCGCAGAACTCCGATTGTGACACTGTGGAAAACTACCAGGAATTTCCACGGTAGAAGTCATGGTAGGAATTGTGTGTAGGCTTATACTTCCATGAACCAATCACTCGTCACGGCAGAGACATCTATTGTTTACATGGTAAGTCagatcatggaggtaaaaacagatgtttttacctccatggtcagaTGATTACATTACCATCCAACCTAACTAACTGTATCAGGTTTACATGTAGCCCTATATATTGGCTTACAACGTAGATCTTCACTTCATGCATGTGATAACACAAGTTGATCTGTTGTAAACGATGAATTTCGACTTCTTTGAGGGTTGACACAAAAAACTGACCTAAAACATTTATATTCTGTGATATTCGTACCACAGGTTCCATACAGTTAATGATTTGTAATCAACAataggtcttttttttttaataacatatgttttgttaattttcaacaaaaagggcatttaatataattaacaACAAGCCATTTATCATTATGAAAATGGGACAGGTTACCTAACCCTCCTGCCCCCTAATGGCGGGAATTTGTTTTATGAAAAAGAAAGCAGcacggtttttttttaaatatttttctttgggagggggggggggaataggaAAGCAGTCAATGGGATTTGTTAcattctttttccatttttctccCTCAGATCACAACTGACGTAAATATAGGAAAATGGCAGGTAGCGATGTGCAAGACCAAGACATTACTGCAGTAGCTTCTAAATCCCTTCTACTGGTTTGATAATTGATTCCTCGTTTccttatttttatttatcacTCATTTCTCAACTTCTTTATATTCAATTCTTTCACCCAAATATATGACGTATATCATGTGTTCTGTTGAGAACCGTAGAGTATGGACACGTTACTTACTTAAAGCATGGAACACTCTTAATTCAAGGGATCAGCTTACAAGTGTGGCCTGAGCCACGTGAGCATGGGCGGGATTAcaggggggcaagagggggcatttgccccccacttttccccaaatcttagttcac is part of the Apostichopus japonicus isolate 1M-3 chromosome 11, ASM3797524v1, whole genome shotgun sequence genome and harbors:
- the LOC139976128 gene encoding uncharacterized protein, which codes for MLRARRPRPPYRAYSQENLVEALNKIQNGGNSVRATSKQYNIPKTTLLDKLSGRRPVYTTQGPKPVMTPEEETWLEKWLLSMSKIGYGQTRRELCLTVKKILDDDGRKNPFKDNMPGPQWVRAFMRRHPKISERAGEALGKERAMLSSSKLEEWFAKFEEFMASDEIIDGKEILSDPRRLFNCDESGFPLVGKAEKVLAPRGTKNVYQFSNSDKHQMNAAGFYIEPMLIFPNTRFRYNPLDGAPDTWCVGRIGNGWMNSEVFYEWITNHFVPEVQQKKIPFDIVLFIDGHSSHVTYATATFCAENEVILYCLPAHSSHVLQPCDLSLFKSLKSAWKIHTKTWKANHVGQTITKMQFASVFAGAWKSASTVKNANNGFESAGLFPLDSGRFDRDKLIPSSIFLKSPDSTPQTGTTAVLAAGCSIAKKSTAYETALRVLEESMTEEKVWLFKRRLNEGYDFDTDTLYNAWKKIKLQADGSNTNNIQAATGSNTTDEVQAATGINTDNFQAATSSNTIDDHHHAITTPSPAAKKRTNVSEALVLST